The sequence below is a genomic window from Frondihabitans sp. PAMC 28766.
CGGCCGCCCTGCGTGACCGCATTGAGCTCATCGAAGCGCGGTGCCCCGCCTGGGCCGTCGCGGAACAGACCGGGCATGGGGTCCGGCAGCACGTCGTCTGCCTCGTACGGGAGCCCACCCATACCCTGCTCGACGTAGGCCGATGCGAACTCCGCGGGGCTTGCCTCCAGTCCGGTGATCACGCTCCACAGGCTGCGTCCCTGCACCCCATCCGGGATCGGGACGCCCATCGCCTCGCAGAATGTCGGCATGAGATCGGCGATCGAGACGTGTTCCGGTTCCGGGGCGGACGGCTCCGCCGGCCGGGAGGCACGGATCGCGTCGCCGACGACAACGAACGGGATCCGGGCGAGCACATCCGGCACCTCCGCCCCCTTCCGCACGAGACCGTACTCACCGACGTAGTCACCGTGGTCTGCCGTGAGCGCGATCACCCGCTGACGATTCGCGTGCCGGTCATCGAGACCGTCGTACAGGCGACGGATCTGGTCGTCGATCAGCCGCAGCATGCCGAAGTAATTCGACCTGGCGCGGGGGAGGATACCGTCGTAGTCGTCAACGGCAGCGTCACCGAGGTCATGCAGATACCGCCACGTGTCGGCCTTGTCCCGGGGGATCGTGTCCGACCGAAGTGGCGGCAGACTCTCCGACGGGAACATGTCGAAGTACGGCGCCGGCACCTGGTAGGGGTTGTGCGGCTCCGGGAACGACACGATCACGCACAGCGGGACGTCCGACGGCATCGAACGGACCCACTCGAGGGCCGCGGCGACGATCCTCGAGGGGTTCTGCGTCTCGGTGGGGAACGGCGTCGGTTCCTCGGCGGTGCGGTGTCGCAGTCCCGCCAACCAGCCATCGAAGGACGCGTCGACCGGGTCCGGGGGTGGCTCCACTGCGCCGTCGTGCATGAAGTCGACGTACGCGTCGACGTCCTCCGCGCGGAGGTACGTGTGGTTCTTGCCGAACAGTGCGGTGGCGTACCCCGCGCCCCTCGCCGCCTGGAAGAGATCCGTCCCGAACACCGCCTGGTCCGCCGCCGGGTTCTGCGTCACTCGGTGTGCCGACGGCCACCTGCCCGTGAGCAGACTCGTGCGTGCCGGGCTGCAGAGCGGGCTCGTCGTGTACGCGCGGTCGAACCAGACGCCCTGGGCGGCCAGGGAGTCGACGAACGGCATCGTGTCGAGCGGGAAGCCGTCGCGGGCGTGCACGTCCGCACGGTGCTGGTCGGTCATCACAATGACCAGGTCCGGTCGGTCGTCTGCGTGCACGGGAGTCCTCTCGGGACGGGGCGAGGTGGTGCCGGTCATGCCGACACCGGCTGAGCGGTGTCGGTGGACGCCCTCGAGCGGATCGCGATCGCGCACGCGACACTCACCAGTGTGGACCCCGCGAGTGCGAGCATGAGGGGCCACGCGTTGCCGTCGGAGGCGATGAGGATGGCGAGGCAGACCGGAGGCGTCAGGCCGCCGATGATCGCTCCCGTCTGGTAAACGAGGGAGACGCCGGTGTACCGGACCTCGGTCGGGAAGATGTCCGCGA
It includes:
- a CDS encoding sulfatase-like hydrolase/transferase, encoding MTGTTSPRPERTPVHADDRPDLVIVMTDQHRADVHARDGFPLDTMPFVDSLAAQGVWFDRAYTTSPLCSPARTSLLTGRWPSAHRVTQNPAADQAVFGTDLFQAARGAGYATALFGKNHTYLRAEDVDAYVDFMHDGAVEPPPDPVDASFDGWLAGLRHRTAEEPTPFPTETQNPSRIVAAALEWVRSMPSDVPLCVIVSFPEPHNPYQVPAPYFDMFPSESLPPLRSDTIPRDKADTWRYLHDLGDAAVDDYDGILPRARSNYFGMLRLIDDQIRRLYDGLDDRHANRQRVIALTADHGDYVGEYGLVRKGAEVPDVLARIPFVVVGDAIRASRPAEPSAPEPEHVSIADLMPTFCEAMGVPIPDGVQGRSLWSVITGLEASPAEFASAYVEQGMGGLPYEADDVLPDPMPGLFRDGPGGAPRFDELNAVTQGGRRRKIRAGRWTLQVDVLGVCHLYDLEADPAELVDRWDDGTDEAKGAARALLAALAVWQMRAEDPLPTTPGGYLLKRDPRNWVR